A region of the Pygocentrus nattereri isolate fPygNat1 chromosome 27, fPygNat1.pri, whole genome shotgun sequence genome:
gttaatgacgtctttagagggcggggctgagtgacgtttgtttatttgatggctgttaatgacgtctttagagggcggggctgagtgatgtttgtttatttgatggctgttattgacgcctttagagggcggggctgagtgatgtttgtttatttgatgtttgttaataccAACGCCGTCATTAATATGctaatgatgtacacatttaaaccaGTCAGTTCAGCGCAGCACTGTCTTCAGTGCATGTCTCACCTGTATGTTCCTCTTGGTGATGTTCTGAGTGATGTGCACCTTTCCTGTGCTGGGGTCCACTCCTGCCAACGGCACGACTGCCTCGCCGATCACATCGTCTCGTGCAAACCGGTCGAAGCTCAGCACCAGGAAGTGGAGCGTCAGCTCAGCCAGAGAGCTGTAGGAGACGCCGTAGAAGGTGAAGGTCTCATCAAAAGCCGGCTCCAGAGTCTTCCTCATCACTCGGGTCTTGACTCTGTGTTTCTTCTCCGGCAGGATGGTCATCTTCACATAGGGCTCAGAGCTTCCTGTTTGCTCGTCTATGGCTGGTAGGCCTTGGGCGCCCAAGATGGTGACCACGAGGGCCTTCTTGGGGAAGTTATAATCGATGGCGAGGCTGAGGCTGCCCAGAGAAGGTGAACTGAGGCTGAACGGCGTGGGGGTTTTGCTGGCTGagtcgctgctgctgctggccgAGCTACTCTCTAAACAGCAGTAATCAGCTCGGATGGGCAGCGCCCTCTCCAGGCGCGGAGGACCACCGGGGGGCACCAGGTGGTTCATCTGCAGCTGCGCTGCGCATTCCGGGTCAGCGTCCACCAGCAGAGTCCCACCTTGACCCCGTTGCCGTGACAACGGCCCCAGACCCGAGCGCCACCGGCCTGCCTTTATTATCTTCTTGCTGTTGCTGAGCGTCTCCGGGTAGATGCTGATGCCCTTCAGCATGTGGATGAACTTGTAGGGCGGGTCCACGGGTGGGTCGTAAGGACCGCTGGTCAGCTTGAATGAGCCGGACATTCGGCGATAGTGGCGTTGACAGCACGTCCACAGGAAAATGGCCACCGTAACCGTGATGACCAAGACGCCCGCGCCAAGGAATCCCGCCAAGACCGGGGACACCtctgtgagaaagagagagacagcggtTAAAAATCAAGCTTTCACCAAACTTTAGTCATTAAAAACGGAAAGTTTCACACTTAAATATTTGATACTGCATCAAGGACCAGTGGCGATCTCGTTTGAAGGGGGTCAAGCGGAATTTCTtctgaacagtggactgactgCAGTTCCATACATTACATTTGTGTGGTAGACAGCAAGTTCATCCCTTTGCTGTTTATAACAATAAAGGGACTACAACTGAGAGAAGCCTCATAGCTTTATTACTGTTCTaatgttttggtggtctgctaACAATCGGTTCTCTATCATTAGTATATGGACTGGTCTACCACTTTAGTTCAAACTGCgttcccacagtaaaaaaatatacacaccGACCAGGcaaaacattctgaccacctcctcgtttctacgctcactgtccactttatcagctccacttactgtatagctgcactctgtagttctacagttacagactgtagtccatctgtttctctgatactctgttaccctgttcgtcagtggtcaggacccccatggaccctcacagagcaggtactgtttggatggtggatcattctcaggaaagaaggaaaaacctcctttacttttaatgtaagtcaatgaaaccagatgtttttccaagccatccatccatccatccattttctaagccgcttctccgtcagggtcgcggggggtgctggagcctatcccagcagtcttcgggtggaaggcaggatacaccctggacaggtcgccagtccatcgcagggcagacagacagacaca
Encoded here:
- the syt11a gene encoding synaptotagmin-11a is translated as MAEMTSLRPSYEVSPVLAGFLGAGVLVITVTVAIFLWTCCQRHYRRMSGSFKLTSGPYDPPVDPPYKFIHMLKGISIYPETLSNSKKIIKAGRWRSGLGPLSRQRGQGGTLLVDADPECAAQLQMNHLVPPGGPPRLERALPIRADYCCLESSSASSSSDSASKTPTPFSLSSPSLGSLSLAIDYNFPKKALVVTILGAQGLPAIDEQTGSSEPYVKMTILPEKKHRVKTRVMRKTLEPAFDETFTFYGVSYSSLAELTLHFLVLSFDRFARDDVIGEAVVPLAGVDPSTGKVHITQNITKRNIQCGSRGELLVSLSYQPATHRLNVVVLKAKHLPTMDITSLPGNPYVKVNVFYGRRRIAKKKTHVKKCTLNPVFNESFIYDVPAELMPDISIEFLLIDFDRTTKNEVVGRLFLGGQSPTPSGVTHWREVCDNPRRQIAKWHNLAEY